From Schizosaccharomyces pombe strain 972h- genome assembly, chromosome: II, the proteins below share one genomic window:
- the sce3 gene encoding translation initiation factor, translating to MGPKKSTKMSLNAFLGDESFGSTNWADDIDDLPALPQDRTTSTYRATPSSADAGYNAPSSTFESVRSPPESRREGGMGSGYQRDAIPIPSEPPFTAHVGNLSFDLTENDLGDFFGEGVTSIRLVIDPLTERSRGFGYVEFETADTLSAALALSGEDLMGRPVRITVAEPRRSFAREERSTGDWVRRGPLPPAEPAESPFGKRRTNSGRFRDPARDPSDRVREEPREWVRRGPLPPRESSERPRLNLKPRSSSNVNTEATPSATTTTSSKPKRDPFGGAKPVDNTSVLQRVEEKLAKRTQSFRREDNANRERSTSRKPSADKAEKTDKTDAIAEKVSDIRLGDGEKKSSETDSEVAATKTPATEDAPATNAGEAEEEEGWTKIGKGRKH from the exons ATGG GTCCGAAAAAG AGTACGAAAATGAGTTTGAACGCCTTTTTGGGTGACGAGTCGTTTGGTTCGACTAACTGGGCTGATGATATTGATGATTTGCCAGCTTTGC CCCAAGACCGCACCACATCTACGTATCGTGCTACTCCTAGCTCTGCTGACGCCGGATACAATGCTCCTTCTTCCACGTTTGAGTCAGTTAGAAGTCCTCCCGAAAGCCGTCGCGAGGGTGGAATGGGAAGTGGTTACCAACGTGATGCCATTCCCATCCCTTCTGAACCCCCTTTTACAGCTCATGTTGGAAACTTGAGTTTTGACTTAACAGAAAACGATTTGGGCGACTTTTTCGGCGAAGGTGTCACTAGCATTCGCCTCGTCATTGACCCTCTCACTGAACGCTCTCGTGGCTTTGGATATGTTGAATTTGAGACCGCTGATACCTTGAGCGCCGCTTTAGCCTTATCCGGTGAGGATTTGATGGGACGTCCAGTCCGCATCACTGTTGCAGAGCCTCGTCGTTCATTTGCCCGTGAAGAACGCTCTACTGGTGACTGGGTTCGTCGTGGACCTCTTCCTCCTGCTGAACCTGCTGAATCTCCGTTTGGCAAGAGACGTACCAACAGTGGTCGTTTCCGTGATCCTGCTCGTGATCCTTCCGATCGTGTTCGTGAAGAGCCACGTGAATGGGTTCGTCGTGGACCCCTTCCTCCACGTGAATCCTCTGAGCGCCCTCGTCTTAACTTAAAACCTCGTTCCTCCTCCAACGTCAACACCGAAGCTACTCCCTCTGCTACCACTACTACATCTTCCAAGCCTAAAAGAGATCCTTTCGGTGGTGCCAAGCCCGTAGACAATACATCCGTGCTTCAACGTGTTGAGGAAAAACTTGCCAAGCGTACTCAGAGCTTCCGTCGCGAGGACAATGCTAACCGTGAGCGTTCTACTTCTAGAAAGCCTTCCGCTGATAAGGCTGAAAAGACCGATAAAACAGATGCTATTGCTGAGAAAGTATCAGATATCCGTTTAGGAGACGGTGAGAAAAAGAGTTCCGAAACTGATTCGGAGGTCGCTGCGACTAAGACTCCTGCCACTGAGGATGCTCCTGCCACAAACGCTGGCGaagcagaagaagaagagggTTGGACGAAGATTGGCAAAGGCCGTAAACACTAA
- the saf4 gene encoding splicing-associated factor Saf4 → MQGFNMGKYIPPEGPNAKRKFDKLRNVIRFEMPFPVWCNNCENIIQQGTRFNAVKKEIGSYYTTKIWSFSLKCHLCSNPIDVHTDPKNTEYIVASGGRRKIEPQDINERPAKAENDEKVPSDAIEALETQLTQQKSEKHNSSVINFIYEKNERLWSDPFVSSQRLRKQFRERKKIEKKQEAKDLSLKNRAALDIDILPPSSSDKDKALLLLDNELGKNKFIRKLDYRRTLMPSSRTFSTFAKFAETSFAKKDPFARKFVPSEKLRSEQRKFPTENLKGEKILEDNSVSLVNYEVSDDEG, encoded by the exons ATGCAAGGATTTAATATGGGGAAATATATTCCCCCGGAAGGGCCGAAtgctaaaagaaaatttgataaattacGAAATGTAATTCGGTTTGAAATGCCATTTCCAGTGTGGTGCAACAATTGTGAAAATATCATTCAACAAGGCACTAGATTCAATGCTGTTAAAAAAGAGATTGGCTCATACTATACTACGAAAATATGGTCATTCAGCTTAAAATGTCATTTATGCTCAAACCCTATCGATGTACATACGGATCCTAAG AATACAGAATACATCGTTGCTTCTGGAGGCAGAAGGAAAATTGAACCTCAAGACATCAATGAACGTCCTGCAAAAGCTGAAAACGACGAAAAGGTGCCGTCTGATGCAATTGAAGCGCTGGAAACCCAATTAACTCAGCAAAAGTCAGAAAAGCATAATAGTTCTGTAATAAACTTTATATatgagaaaaatgaaaggcTTTGGTCGGATCCTTTCGTTTCTTCTCAGAGGCTGCGAAAACAGTTTCGG gaaaggaaaaaaattgaaaaaaagcaagaagCTAAAGATCTATCTCTCAAAAACCGTGCAGCGTTGGACATTGATATATTACCACCCTCTTCTTCTGACAAGGATAAGGCATTATTGTTGCTAGATAACGAATTAGGaaagaataaatttataaggAAATTAGATTATAGAAGAACATTAATGCCCTCTTCTAGAACATTTTCGACTTTTGCAAAGTTTGCTGAGACTTCATTCGCAAAAAAAGATCCTTTTGCTCGAAAATTTGTCCCTTCCGAGAAGCTAAGGAGCGAGCAAAGGAAATTTCCTacagaaaatttaaagggAGAGAAAATCCTTGAAGATAATTCGGTTTCTCTCGTCAATTATGAAGTGAGTGATGATGAAGGATAA
- a CDS encoding zf-CHY type zinc finger protein, with translation MVSIEAMKDSNWDLQIQVFRRRLNPEVIEARNEIFLSLPSDHGLITLVINKDKPFQISVLLEKNQEFMQTAMNKYVETAFQNQKTTLTSLFNYLLQNWKSFETCNTKERELMVQQVDSKKPETPTDLEPLANKLEGPLSERVHLNTTLDYEVLRGQNHCQKQNTTQTKTTISGSEQLFNDEKPKKIIYSKGGNDGKEDDLQNVNEPQDAYSNDHDIQSKDTELLGNEYCLEWKNPHLTNVGTLKAPILRLVIKCVRCHYGSEISIATKFSLVCNKCSNTLRLVWVPGVIHPNNARLGILHTLGCVPVDVMPIDCQVSCMECVDEQITSFKGISSMQPMLQFCKVCKNRILVEHQDTEFHLLKQRQSSMGGKVSAKKKQKQNLNITKGLPLPNNGACEHYKKSFRWFRFSCCDRVYPCDECHDADQNHTFEHANRIICGYCAMESFYKKDATCPHCGNMTVKKQTSAYWEGGKGMRDRVRMSRKDPRKYKRKHHGN, from the exons ATGGTTTCAATTGAAGCTATGAAGGATTCAAATTGGGACTTGCAGATACAAGTATTCCGGCGAAGGCTTAATCCGGAAGTTAT AGAGGCAAGAAATGAGATTTTCTTATCCTTGCCCAGTGATCATGGATTGATTACTTTAgttataaataaagataaaCCGTTTCAAATATCGGTattacttgaaaaaaatcaagagTTCATGCAAACGGCAATGAATAAGTACGTTGAAACGGCATTTCAAAATCAGAAAACAACTTTGACaagtttatttaattatttgttACAAAATTGGAAATCATTTGAGACATGCAATACAAAAGAGCGTGAGTTGATGGTTCAACAAGTCGATTCTAAGAAACCAGAAACCCCAACTGACTTAGAGCCGTTGGCAAATAAGCTTGAAGGACCTCTATCAGAGAGGGTTCATTTGAACACTACACTTGACTATGAAGTACTGCGTGGTCAAAATCACTGTCAAAAGCAGAATACTACCCAAACAAAAACTACCATCTCTGGCTCTGAACAGTTATTCAATGATGaaaagccaaaaaaaattatttattcaaaaggAGGAAACGATGGGAAAGAAGATGATCTACAAAATGTTAATGAACCACAGGATGCTTACAGTAACGATCATGACATTCAGAGCAAAGACACAGAGCTTCTGGGTAACGAATACTGCTTAGAATGGAAGAATCCGCATTTAACTAATGTCGGTACTCTCAAAGCACCAATTTTACGTTTGGTCATAAAGTGTGTTCGGTGCCATTATGGAAGTGAAATTTCTATTGCTACAAAATTTTCTCTTGTTTGCAATAAGTGTAGTAATACTCTAAGATTAGTTTGGGTGCCTGGTGTGATTCACCCAAATAATGCCCGTTTAGGTATCCTCCATACTTTAGGATGTGTACCGGTTGACGTGATGCCCATTGACTGTCAGGTCTCTTGTATGGAATGTGTTGATGAGCAGATAACATCCTTTAAAGGTATTTCTTCCATGCAGCCCATGCTACAGTTTTGTAAAGTATGCAAAAACAGAATCTTGGTTGAACATCAAGATACCGAATTTCATTTGTTAAAACAACGACAAAGTTCAATGGGCGGGAAGGTGAGcgcaaaaaagaagcaaaaacaaaacttaAACATTACGAAAGGATTGCCACTTCCCAATAATGGTGCTTGCGAacattacaaaaaatcattcaGAT GGTTTCGTTTTTCATGTTGTGATCGTGTTTATCCATGTGATGAATGTCATGACGCTGATCAAAATCATACATTTGAGCATGCTAATCGAATAATATGTGGGTACTGTGCCATGGAATCTTTCTACAAAAAGGATGCAACTTGCCCCCATTGTGGAAATATGACTGtgaaaaaacaaaccaGTGCCTACTGGGAGGGAGGAAAAGGAATGCGCGATCGCGTTCGCATGAGTAGGAAGGATCCAAGGAAGTACAAAAGGAAGCATCACGGTAATTAA
- the wbp4 gene encoding WW domain-binding protein 4 has product MADYWKSIPKYYCKYCQIFVKDTPFARRSHEQTYKHQDAIKKVMDDIHRSNLLRQELEKNLSIPKSATATTASAVSSELASYEKPKKEHPKLRPSKKKATLDDWDIPTSSTETDTISTTHTSYIPTLLAKQEENEETKETTTNKNESLPGTSLKRNREIIEKEERSSFHFRVKPKNLDKVPKLAENEGNKSLESKESNENKVVFKKKKSGKLRTKSSLKEYDQS; this is encoded by the exons ATGGCTGATTACTGGAAAAGTAttccaaaatattattgTAAATATTGCCAAATA TTCGTGAAAGATACACCATTTGCGCGACGGAGCCATGAGCAAACTTATAAACATCAGGAtgctattaaaaaagtaatggATGATATTCATCGTTCCAACCTTTTAAGGCAGGAACTTGAGAAGAATTTATCTATACCAAAATCAGCTACTGCTACCACTGCTTCAGCGGTGTCATCTGAACTAGCATCGTATGAGAAACCAAAAAAGGAGCATCCAAAATTACGTCcctctaaaaaaaaagctactTTGGATGATTGGGATATTCCTACAAGTTCTACGGAGACTGACACCATCTCTACTACTCATACCAGCTATATTCCTACATTGCTAGCAAAgcaagaagaaaatgaagaaaccAAGGAAACAACtactaataaaaatgaGTCTCTACCAGGGACCtctttgaaaagaaacagAGAGATCAtcgaaaaagaagaaagatcttcatttcattttcgggtaaaaccaaaaaacTTAGATAAAGTACCTAAGTTAGCTGAAAACGAGGGAAACAAATCGCTAGAAAGCAAGGaatcaaatgaaaacaaagtggtgtttaaaaagaaaaagtctGGAAAGTTAAGAACAAAATCTTCCttaaaagaatatgatCAAtcttga
- the ubp4 gene encoding ubiquitin hydrolase Ubp4 gives MSDDYFDRLFELAFVYINEDETIQSCSFRGQRWLEEAQTLEQKNSLLKAYYYYLKALKLAYEIPCRFEISVKSTHYGEFKQFQKLAIQAVSKAFTIKSKLAVKHYLPVIQISDALSLSKKSSLKVLFLNFYSQESSKGYVFSKHTIAIPISCLQSMDSSKIYDFLKSAPFHPSMVICYSLERYFEDVSLAYKLYSMLRSLKLDPHFMELANPKKVDSSLSYENYQPIGLTNLGNTCYMNCVLQCLFACKDLTIPMLQGRGLLQNINTKNPLGTGGKITSAFFSLLQSVLLNHGQRSISPRNFLEIVQSLNRDFSIDGQCDAQEFLNFFLDKLHEDLNSNASRSPIAPLTEDQLSAREELPLSHFSHIEWNLHLRSNKSIVVNNFVGQLCSRTQCMTCGRTSTTFAPFTSLAIPIDDVSHVVSLQECLLKFSAPELLQGHDGWHCPVCKVQRSAKKVIMISKLPEYLIIQIQRFKISVMGRKKIDTPLGLSLQIPSKMLVPPSFQSGIGYIPSNYNLFAFICHYGQLENGHYISDVLFNNEWCHIDDSIVRTVGGITDLREDFSSSYILFYKRSSLLEEFEDKCPKMTLKRNVK, from the exons ATGTCCGATGATTATTTCGACAGACTATTTGAATTAGCATTCGTTTATATTAATGAAGATGAAACGATTCAAAGCTGTTCCTTCAGAGGACAACGCTGGCTTGAAGAG GCCCAAACTcttgaacaaaaaaattcattactCAAAGCATACTATTACTATTTAAAAGCACTAAAACTTGCTTACGAAATTCCATGCCGATTCGAGATTTCTGTTAAGTCTACTCATTATGGAGAATTCAAACAGTTCCAAAAG TTAGCAATTCAAGCCGTTTCCAAAGCCTTTACtataaaaagcaaattagCGGTGAAGCATTATTTGCCTGTAATTCAAATCTCTGACGCTCTTTCcctatcaaaaaaatcatcacttaaagttctttttcttaatttctATTCCCAAGAGTCTTCAAAGGGTTATGTTTTTTCGAAGCACACGATTGCCATCCCAATATCCTGTTTGCAATCGATggattcttcaaaaatatatgactttttaaaatccgCACCTTTTCATCCAAGCATGGTTATTTGTTACAGTTTGGAAAGATACTTCGAAGACGTTTCTTTGGCTTACAAGCTTTACTCGATGTTACGTTCGTTGAAGTTGGATCCTCATTTCATGGAATTGGCGAACCCTAAGAAAGTTGATAGTTCTTTATCGTATGAAAATTATCAGCCTATAGGTTTAACGAATTTGGGTAATACTTGTTACATGAATTGTGTCCTGCAATGTCTTTTTGCGTGTAAGGACTTGACTATTCCTATGTTACAGGGGAGAGGATTGCTTCAAAATATCAATACCAAAAATCCATTGGGTACCGGTGGAAAAATCACATCtgctttcttttccttGCTTCAAAGTGTCTTATTAAACCATGGTCAGAGATCAATATCTCcaaggaattttttagaaattgtACAGTCATTGAATAGAGATTTCTCCATCGATGGCCAATGCGATGCtcaagaatttttaaatttctttcttgaTAAACTTCATGAAGATTTGAACTCCAATGCATCTCGGTCTCCGATAGCACCGTTGACGGAAGATCAATTAAGTGCCAGAGAAGAACTCCCATTGTCCCACTTTTCACACATTGAATGGAACTTGCATCTCCGGTCTAACAAGAGTATTGTGGTCAACAATTTTGTAGGTCAACTTTGCAGTCGTACTCAATGTATGACATGTGGCCGCACATCTACTACTTTTGCTCCCTTCACATCGCTTGCGATACCGATTGACGATGTCTCCCATGTAGTAAGCCTACAAGAATgcttattaaaattttcagcTCCTGAACTCTTGCAAGGGCATGATGGATGGCATTGTCCCGTGTGCAAGGTTCAAAGGTCGgcaaaaaaagtaattatgATTTCGAAACTACCTGAATATTTGATCATACAAATTCAGAGATTTAAAATATCCGTAATGGgtcgtaaaaaaattgatacaCCACTTGGATTGAGCTTACAGATTCCAAGTAAAATGCTGGTACCACCGAGTTTCCAATCGGGAATTGGTTATATTCCTAGCAATTATAACCTGTTTGCATTTATCTGTCATTATGGCCAGCTCGAAAATGGACATTATATATCTGAtgtactttttaataatgaatGGTGCCATATTGATGACTCAATTGTTCGAACAGTGGGCGGTATTACTGACTTGAGAGAAGATTTCTCCTCTTCctacattcttttttataaacgCTCAAGTCTGTTGGAGGAGTTTGAAGATAAGTGTCCCAAAATgactttgaaaagaaatgttaaataa
- the tif307 gene encoding translation initiation factor eIF3g gives MSSSKSLDWADDEDYGTGLPSIQTFDNPDGTKTMIEFRIDDNGKKVKVTRVIRKTVITERVQHAVAERKKWKKFGKEAGKNSGVDARTTSVGENVQLRLQLGWTTTKEEEQDEAALAAAKVKAKGSSVVRCRACKGNHFTAQCPYKSIIGPVDEPPLDASPVSSRASGALGEKGRYIAPHLRAGSGRESGDSMFKRERDDSATLRVTNLSDDTREEELRDLFRRFGGIQRVYLAKDKETGRAKGFAFVSYYDRDCAIKARDRLDGYGWNNLILRCEFSKPRD, from the exons ATGAGTTCATC GAAATCACTGGATTGGGCTGACGATGAGGACTATGGTACTGGATTGCCTTCGATTCAGACGTTTGATAATCCCGATGGCACAAAAACCATGATTGAATTTCGCATTGATGATAATGGCAAAAAGGTGAAGGTTACCAGAGTTATACGGAAAACCGTTATTACGGAGCGGGTGCAACACGCTGTGGCGGAGCGtaagaaatggaaaaaattcGGAAAGGAAGCAGGCAAGAACAGTGGTGTTGATGCTAGAACCACTAGTGTTGGCGAAAATGTTCAGTTAAGACTTCAACTTGGTTGGACTACTACGAAGGAAGAGGAGCAAGATGAGGCTGCTTTGGCTGCCGCTAAGGTTAAGGCAAAGGGTAGCTCTGTGGTTCGTTGTCGTGCTTGTAAGGGTAACCATTTTACCGCTCAATGTCCTTACAAGAGCATTATTGGACCTGTTGATGAGCCTCCCTTGGATGCTAGTCCTGTTTCTTCAAGGGCTAGTGGTGCCTTGGGCGAAAAGGGTCGTTATATAGCTCCTCATCTTCGTGCTGGCTCAGGGCGTGAGAGTGGTGATTCTATGTTCAAACGTGAACGTGATGATAGTGCCACTCTTCGTGTCACTAACTTATCTGATGATACCCGTGAAGAGGAACTTCGTGATTTGTTCCGTCGCTTTGGTGGTATTCAACGTGTATATTTGGCAAAGGATAAGGAAACTGGTCGTGCTAAAGGTTTTGCCTTTGTCAGTTATTACGATAGAGATTGTGCTATCAAGGCTCGTGATCGCTTGGATGGTTACGGTTGGAACAATTTGATTTTACGATGTGAATTCTCCAAGCCTCGAGATtaa
- the swd2 gene encoding Set1C complex subunit Swd2.1 codes for MTTVSITFDLLSSMQPRKWLKNQNFVGEITSLSFDDSGELCLASCTDDTLQLYNCISGKFVKSLASKKYGAHLGRFTHHSNSLIHASTKEDNTVRYLDVVTNRYLRYFPGHKQTVTSIDVSPADETFLSASLDNTIRLWDLRSPNCQGLLNVSSPVVAAFDATGLIFASVSERKYKISLYNIKSFDARPFQDIPLTFLPPHVRIANVEFSTDGKYLLLTTGNDFHYVIDAYSGSELLRVPSKVSTKTQDGNLTYYASACMSPDSKFLFTSYDNEHLCMYQLPELKQTVNSDHIVNSFTEMGLASTTPTSNSHSTENPLAIIPSSTSKNLLPETPSIVRFNPRFSQLVTAHSGVIFWT; via the exons ATGACAACAGTTTCAATTACTTTTGACTTGTTGTCGTCTATGCAACCAAGAAAATGGCTGAAAAATCAGAATTTTGTTGGTGAAATTACCTCTCTCAGTTTTGACGACAGTGGAGAGTTGTGCTTGGCGTCGTGTACTGATGATACTTTACAACTGTATAACTGCATTTCTGGAAA ATTTGTGAAATCACTTGCAAGCAAAAAGTACGGAGCACATTTAGGTCGGTTTACTCATCattcaaattcattaatacaTGCTTCCACAAAGGAAGACAATACCGTTCGTTATTTAGACGTTGTGACAAATCGGTATCTTCGATATTTTCCTGGCCATAAGCAAACAGTGACTTCAATCGATGTATCACCAGCAgatgaaacttttttaagcGCTTCTTTAGATAATACTATTCGCCTTTGGGACCTTCGGTCTCCAAATTGCCAG GGTTTGCTCAATGTTAGTTCACCCGTTGTTGCAGCTTTTGATGCTACAGGACTAATCTTTGCCTCAGTTagtgaaagaaaatacaaaatttctCTTTATAACATTAAATCATTTGATGCTCGCCCATTTCAAGACATTCCTTTAACATTCCTGCCCCCTCATGTCCGCATTGCAAATGTGGAATTCAGTACTGATGGTAAATATCTATTGCTAACAACTGGAAATGATTTTCATTACGTTATAGACGCTTATAGTGGAAGTGAATTATTAAGAGTTCCTTCAAAGGTTAGCACAAAAACCCAAGATGGAAATTTGACTTATTATGCTTCAGCTTGCATGTCTCCAGATagtaaatttctttttacttcatATGATAATGAGCATCTTTGCATGTATCAACTACCAGAACTGAAACAAACTGTTAACTCGGATCACATTGTTAATTCATTCACCGAAATGGGCCTAGCATCAACTACTCCGACCAGCAATAGTCATTCAACAGAGAACCCGCTAGCTATCATTCCTTCTTCAACATCTAAAAACCTTTTACCAGAAACACCTTCTATTGTTCGCTTTAATCCACGCTTCTCTCAATTAGTTACAGCACATTCTGGAGTAATTTTCTGGAcgtaa
- a CDS encoding WD repeat-containing protein (WD repeat protein, human WDR44 family) — MRVLVAETGREDNVSVHSREVSVNGSDSGTGNDAYKLETDDEHPPATPVRGLSTRSQKRPFRPLTIQQDEDVENDTGMNTEYNDDNSSLVNTPRDSTTYAETNSPNTEKLAGRDDDRSLLNLIDRGEIDSKRQRHYVPVHCKRMPKKEITLNQKLYVSQVIGPADAPKSKTIFGKRIMQWEPSQFKESVWASEISKSGKYLATAGKDAIIRVWKVIETPERRETLLKEGPQSCGRFFTPSSIFEPEPVLECVGHNAEVLSISWSKNDFLLTSSADRTVRLWHPKSTKSLAVFRHNEIVTCVAFHPIDDRYFVSGSLDCKIQLWSILRHKILHWTELEYVVSTICFYPDGESIVVGMFYGLCAIYETKNLQYVSSWLIHHSPSRNKKCRVTGLQCASIIPNDSKSDNVVLVSTNDNAIRLYNTVTHALVLKLSDAHRVNGRVLSRLSEDNSYIISGSDTNEVVLWHIPNKVLINASRKRSVILHLPTETFKVCSERLTSTIIAPARTAVEAKESEHDRSLIAEGYNLVKPHSHRSYGTPPVHPIDIIIATNMAGMTIVLCVDYDLGNSHHGFRNSKFGHFVKRLLRT, encoded by the coding sequence ATGCGCGTTTTGGTTGCTGAGACCGGAAGAGAAGATAATGTGTCAGTACATTCTAGAGAAGTGTCTGTGAACGGCAGTGATTCTGGTACAGGCAATGATGCCTACAAACTAGAAACAGACGATGAACATCCGCCTGCCACCCCTGTACGTGGATTATCCACAAGATCTCAAAAAAGACCCTTCAGACCTTTAACAATTCAACAAGATGAAGATGTAGAAAACGACACTGGTATGAACACCGAATATAATGATGACAATTCTAGCTTAGTTAACACACCCCGAGACTCTACTACGTATGCCGAGACGAATTCACCAAACACGGAAAAATTGGCCGGAAGAGATGATGATCGATCTCTACTGAACTTGATTGATCGTGGTGAGATCGATAGTAAAAGACAGAGACATTACGTTCCCGTCCATTGTAAACGAATGCCCAAAAAGGAGATCACACttaatcaaaaactttACGTTTCTCAAGTTATAGGTCCGGCTGATGCTCCAAAGtcaaaaactatttttgGCAAGCGAATTATGCAATGGGAGCCTTCTCAATTTAAAGAATCTGTGTGGGCCTCCGAAATTAGCAAAAGTGGAAAATATCTGGCCACCGCTGGTAAAGATGCAATAATTCGTGTGTGGAAAGTAATTGAAACACcagaaagaagagaaaCTTTACTCAAAGAAGGTCCTCAAAGTTGTGGTCGTTTCTTTACCCCTTCTAGCATTTTTGAACCTGAACCTGTCCTAGAATGTGTAGGTCACAACGCAGAAGTCCTTTCCATTTCATGGAgcaaaaatgattttttattaactagCTCTGCGGATAGAACCGTTAGGCTTTGGCATCCAAAATCAACCAAATCCTTGGCGGTTTTCAGGCACAATGAGATTGTTACATGTGTCGCATTTCACCCGATCGACGATCGTTATTTTGTTTCTGGTTCCCTTGATTGCAAAATTCAGTTATGGTCCATTTTACGCCATAAAATATTGCATTGGACGGAACTTGAATATGTCGTTTCTactatttgtttttatccAGACGGTGAGTCGATCGTTGTGGGCATGTTCTACGGATTATGTGCAATATATgaaactaaaaatttacaatatGTGTCCTCATGGCTAATTCATCATTCTCCCtcaagaaataaaaaatgccGAGTCACTGGATTACAGTGCGCATCTATCATTCCAAACGATTCAAAATCCGACAACGTTGTTTTAGTATCTACTAATGACAATGCTATCCGGTTATACAACACGGTCACTCACGCTTTAGTGTTGAAACTGAGTGATGCTCATCGTGTTAATGGCAGAGTACTTTCTCGTTTAAGTGAAGACAACAGTTATATCATTAGTGGAAGTGATACTAATGAAGTAGTTTTATGGCATATTCCCAACAAGGTACTCATCAATGCATCAAGAAAACGCTCTGTCATTCTCCATTTGCCCACGGAAACATTCAAGGTTTGTAGTGAGAGACTGACTTCGACCATCATTGCACCAGCAAGGACTGCTGTCGAAGCTAAAGAGTCGGAACATGATCGCAGTTTAATTGCAGAAGGATACAATCTAGTAAAACCTCATAGTCACAGATCATATGGAACACCTCCTGTACATCCGATTGATATAATAATTGCTACCAACATGGCAGGTATGACTATTGTCTTGTGTGTTGATTATGATTTGGGGAATTCCCATCATGGATTTAGAAACTCAAAATTTGGACACTTTGTGAAGCGTTTATTACGAACCTAA